Part of the Candidatus Saccharimonadales bacterium genome, GACATAGAAGCCCCACGTGACGTTCTGCTTATGAAGTAGGTAGGTTAGGTCGGTCCAGGCGTAATCCGGCGGCATTAAACCGTTAGCGGCAGTGATCAGTTTCTGCTTCATCTTAGGCGGAATGTTGACGGTAGCGTTGTTAATGGCGTTTTCGCAGCTGGTAAACGCCTGCGAGCCATAGCTGTCTGTCGCGGAGTTGTAGCTTGACTGCAGGTTGCAGTTCTGGGCAATCAGGGTGTGCAGCTGCTGCTCAATGTCCGGCGTAATGCCGTCGGCTTCAAGCGCTTTTTGACAGGCCGGAGTGTTATTGCCTGCCTTACACTTACTTATCAGGTTGTTCGCAGCCTGTTTTTGGTCAGGAGGGTTGCCTGGGTTTTGCAGTTCGTTAACGCACGACTGAGGATCGCCAGCCTTTGTACATTTGGCTGACCACTCCGAAACTAAGTAGAGATGCTCCGGCAGGCTCCACGAGGCGTTCGACTGGAAGAGATGGTCATCAAGTGTAAAGTCTTTCGCATAGGTCCAATAGTTCGGTATCTCCTGGGCGGTGTGGTACCCCATGACGTCGCTCTGTGAAGATGAGGCGCATTCTGGGGCTGTACCGCAGCCCTTATTGCTGCCTTCCGACTGCGCTATAAAGCCATCCATCTTGCCGCCATCGATGTCGGCAGTGGCGTTGGTCTGGCCGTGCGGGCCACCGGTGTTCTTATCGCTGGTATCGTGATACGGCTTCTGGCATGTGTTCGTCCTTGGGTCGGGCACGCAGACCGTCGGTACTCCGTTCTTCATTGGGATGCCGTCAGCTCCGGGGAAAGTCCCGAAGTAGCTATCGAAAGAGCGGTTCTCTTGCATGATGATGATAATGTGCTTAATCTTATGAATCCCGCTGTTATCAGCGACCTGCTGCTTGTTGTGTGAAACAAGAGCAAAGACGCCCGCCCCTATGATCAACAGCACAACCGCAACGGATATGATAATCCCCTTCTCTGATCTGAAGAATCCGAACCTTCTCTTTGGGGCTGGCTCTACGACTTCTCTATCTCCACCTATATTCGGTAGATCGAGGTGGTGGCTCAGATCAGTTGCCATCGCATCCTGAGAAGAACTCGGGACCTGCGAAGATCGTGATCGTCGTTTTCGTAACACACCCATATGATACCAAATAATTAAAGCTTTAGCGCTCTGCTAATTGGCAGCTTTAAAGTAGTAGTTGGTTGATCCTTCCAGCGTGAAGCTGTTTACGTCGAGTTGGTGAGCATAGACTAACACCCTGGCACCAACGTGCGTATTGGTGAGATTCAGGGTGCCCCAAGGTTTGGTCACATAGATGTTGCCATGTACGACATCAACCGTAGCGTTACCAACTTTAATACTGCACCCAACATCGCCGATAGGCAGACCCGGGCTCGTGCATCCGTTTGCTGTTACGAGGCCGCTGAAGTGACAGCCCTGAGCATAGTTATTCTGTTGCCGTTTAATCGTCTGAGCATCTGTGCCACAGATCGCGCTTGTCTGCTTAGTTGTAACGGGCTTGGGCGTGGTAACAGGCGTCTTATGATGATGCTTGTAAAAGAGATAGCCAGCGACGCCTAACACGACCACTATGGCTACTACCAAGATCACTTCAATAACCGAAAAACCTCGGGCCGACGATCTCCTACCCATCAGTATATCTGCCCACTTCCTGCCCAACTCGGGGAGCCTATGCCTGGACCTCTCAAACTCGAGGCACCGTAGAACGAGCTGCCATTACTGCTCAGACCGTAGATTGTCCCGTTCGGTAAGTACCAGTAAAGCCCATCCTTAGAGGTGCCACTACCCCACTGCCCTACCCCCATCCACGATGGTGAGCTATAGCCGCTGACACTGCCCGTGGTAACCAGACCTGGCCCTTCGAAGGTATAGAGCGTCCCGCTATTGTACCAAGCCAGAGCGTCTCTGAACCCACTGCCGCTGAAGTTGCCGACACCGGCCCAGACGGGAGCTCCGATGCCAGGTCCGCGGACAGCGACGGCGCCGGTAAACGTTGAACCGTTCGATGGTAAGGCGTAAATAGTGCTGGTTGTGCCGAGATACCAATAAAGATCGTCCTTGCCGTCGTGATTGTAGTCACCAACGCCCGCCCATGTGGGCTGGCTGTATCCGCTTATCGCTGCCTTGGTGCCTAGCCCGGGACCAGCAAAAAGATAGAGTGTGCTGCCACTGTACCAAGCGATACTATCGTCCTGGCCATCACCCGTGAAGTTCCCGACACAGGCCCACGTTGGGGCACCAATACCCGGGCCACGAACCCGTATTGCATTTGCAAGGTTGCCACCGGTGATGTAATAGATCGAAGTCGTGTTGGCGTCGTACCAGAAGATACCGTCTTTGCTTGCACCACCGTACTGTCCGACACCGGCCCAACCCGGCAGGCTGTAACCAGAAGCAACCGTGGCAGCCGTTCCAAAACCGGGCGTTGAAAAACCATAGAGAGACTGGCCGCTATACCAAACCAGACTGTTTCCTGCCCCTGCGGGAGTGGTGCATGAGAGAGAGGATGCGCCCCCAGTTGTACTCGGATTGATACTGGCACTCTGGCCGCCCTCGAGATTGTTGGTATCATAGGCACTAACCGTATAGGTGTAGGCCGTACCGGATGTTAAGCCGTTGTCCGTATAGGTCAGGTTCGTTGCCCCCGAGACAGACCCAACTTGACTGCCATTTCGATAGATCTTGTAGCCCCCGACACCCGGGCCATTTGCGTCCGTCGCTTGGTTCCATGATAGGCTGATCGAATTATTAGTCTCACTTGTGGCCTGCAGACCAGACGGATCGGTCGGTGGGATGACCGTTGCGCCTGGTACGTAAAGGGCGATCAGGTGACCGCTAAGATCCGGGGTATAGAGTACGCCATTGACAACCACCGGTGACGCCCAGTGCATGCTGATACCAACGCTTATGGAGCTACTGTTGAAGAGGGTGGCGCCAGTTGTTGGGTTGAGGGCCAGGATGCTGCTGCCGGCATCGAGGTAGAGAACATTGTTGGCGATGAACGGCGACGAGCTGGAACCGATGTTTTCCGCATACTGCTGGACAAGTTGCGAGGTGCCGGACGTTGTCACTAGTTTGTAGGCGTAGAGATCGCTCGATTCATCAGTCACGAAGACCCACGTATTATTGCTACCGTCAACCCAGACGGCTGGCTGTTCGTGGACCTCATCCGAGATAGTGATCGTCTGAAGCTCTCCGCCTGTATGGCCGGGGCCACTTTGGCCAGACAGGTTCGCCCGATTGAGTAGGCGAACGATGTGGTCCTTGCCAGCCTGGACCAGCATGTAGGGGGTATTCGAGCTGTTCTGCGTCGGCAGTATGGCGGGAGCGGTGCTCCCGAGGTCTGCATCTCCACTCTGCAAGCTAGCGTAAGTCGAAGGCGTATATGAGTCGACGATCTGGCTAAGATCGGGTTTCAGTTCGATGAGACTATCCCCCCACTCATGGCCGCCACTGTTCGCGTCGTAGAGACCATTGCCAGTCGCCACAAAGATATTGCCGGTTACTGGGTCGACTTTGACGCCCGGTCTAGCCCAGATACCCGATTGGATATTAGCGCAGTAGTTTGAATCGCCTGAGTTGGCATCTTCCAGTTGGGTAATGTTAGAGCATTCTGAATTCCAGACCGTCTCTGTGCCGTTGGACAGCTTGACGGCTATGACGTGACCGACATAGTGACCGTAGTCGCCGTCGTTACCGCTGGTCGTCATATACAGATAGCCGCCGGCGATGTTGATGCTGGCAGAACCTTTCTCGATGTTATTAGCGAGGAGGGTCACTTGAGCCGGGAAACCGTTACCGGTTACTTCTGTGCCAGTTCCGATGTTGTATTTGTGGATATAGCCGTCTATGGCGTAGGCGTATACGTAGTTGCCGGACGGATCGATAGCCGGAGCTGATTTTGTCCCCTGCCCGTTCCAGTTGGCTGATGAGGGATCGGCCTCCCAGATCTTCGTCCCGTTCCAGGCGTTATAGGCGATAAGATTGCCTTTTTCGGTGTTGACGAAGACGAGATCCATCACTCCTTCGGGGGTACTGACATTAGGTTGCTCGACGATGGCGTTGTCGGCATCGATCGGCAGACTTGACGACCACAGCTCGGCCATACTATGGACGTTCGACTGAGTTATAGCGGACTCGTTATAGTTGGTACCTGGATCATCTGCCCCGCCGTCAAAGACCTGCCAGGCAACGTCGCCGTTTAGGGCCTTGGCTACGCCTGGGCGAAAGCGGCCCTGATTCAGAACGAAGAATTTGACGCCGAATGAACCGACAAAGAGAGCAAGGGCGACCAGAAAGATGGCTACCGATAGCTTGCTACTGCGAATCTCTTCCCAAATACGGTTCACGATACCTTAAACCTCACGATATTCTCTTTAGCAAGATAGTCTGTGTGGGTGTCCTGAGAGTTGATGATCAACGAACCTGTGTAGACTCCTGGAGGCAGGCCAGCAGGCAAGGCGTAAGAGTAGGTAGTAGTCGTGGGCTTGCCAGCTTTAAAGCTTACCGGATTGATCATCGGGCTCTTCCAGACTTGCTTGCCTTTCGGACTCGTTATCCATGCTTCAAAGTAAGCTGAAATGGTCGTATTTGATGTGGCGCTCACCGTAATCGTCTGTGTATCGCCAGGTGCTAAGGTCGAACGACCGAATGTTTCAGTGCCCGAAAAGACCGGCAGCGCCTGTGAGAAGCTCGGTTTGCTCGACCAGAAGTCGAGATTTAATGGTCGTCCGGTAAGGGCGAAGTAGGCTGAACCGCTGTATCTCTCCAGGTTATAACCGGCAATCACCAACAGGAGTATCGAGAGTAAGATCAGAACTCTCGAGGCAGATAATCTAGTTCCCCTCTTATTTTCTTTTTCTGCCATAACTACGGCTATTGTAAGTCATTTGACTTAGTTCTCAAAAGTTTGCTCGTTAGCTATGCTCAGGTAGATGGGAAGATAAACTGCCAGCCGCTACTGACGTGATGAAATGTGAAATCCAGCACTTTTGTGGCCGACGCGTTCACAAAGTCCATCGTTATGTCTGAACTATCTCCTGTATCACCACTCATGTGAAAGGGTCCGTACTGCTGGGCGTAGGTAAGGAAGTAGTTAATGTAATCATTCCGGGTCATATAAGTAACGATCCCGTTCTGACTGACCTTAAAAGTCTGGATAGCCAGCTTATCAGAGATTCCGCTACAGACTCCGGTCGAATCGGCCGCAGCTCCACAGGTAATCGGTGTAGCGACCTGATGTTCAAGAATATCTGAAAAGTCGTTCATGCCGACGTAATGCACGAACAGGTTCTGTGTCTGACAGAAAGATGCCCCAGGGGCCGAACAGTGAACGGCTGGTGTCGAAGGAGGCGATAAGGGTCGTGAAATAGTGTTTTTCGGTGAAGGTGTTATAGAACTTGGTTGAACGATATAGGTGATTACGAGTATAAGTGCGACGGCAAGAACGACAATTGCCATCGTCCATCTAACATAGCGCGATAAGCTCTTCTGCTTTTTCCTATACTTCTTTACTGCCATATGCCGACTCTTAGTATATCTGCCCAGTCCCTGCCCACTCAGGGGCGCCAACACCGGGGCCTCGTAGGGTCGCAGCCCCGTAGAACGCACTGCCGTCACTACTAAGACCGTAAACCGTACCGTTAGACAGATACCAGTAAAGACCGTCTTTCGATGTGTTGTTACTCCACTGGCCCACGCCCATCCATTCGGGCGGGCTGTAGCCACTGACCGCACCTGACGTGTTCAGCCCAGGACCCTCAAAGGTATAAAGTGTAGATCCGTCATACCATGCTAGAGCGTCCCGATAGCCATTGCCGCTGAAGTTACCGATGCCAGCCCAAGTCGGTGATCCGATGCCTGGTCCCCTGACCTGAGCGGCTCCATTGAAGCTCGAACCATTCGAGGTCATGACGTAGATCGTTCCGGTGCTGCCGAGATACCAATAAAGATCATCCTTGCCGTCATGGTTATAGTCGCCGACGCCAGCCCATGCAGGCGAGCTGTAACCGGTGATCGCGGTTTTGGTAGCCAGTCCGGGGCCTGCCAAAAGATAGAGCGTCCCGCCGCTATACCAGGCGATACTGTCGTCTCGACCGTCACCAGTAAAGTCTCCGACACAGGCCCACGTCGGAGCGCCGATGCCAGGTCCGCGGACAGCTTGGGCATTGGCGAAACTGCTGCCGTTAATATAGTAGATCGTCGTCGTATTTGGGTCGTACCAGAAGATGCCGTTCTTGCTGCCGCTATACTGTCCGACACCGGCCCAACTGGGGAGGCTGTAGCCAGACGATACCGTCGAAGCTGTGTTATAACCGGTTAGCCCGGAAAAGCCAAAGAGCGCCGTGCCGTCATACCAGGCCAGGCTGTTGCCGGTACCCGAAGGAGACGTACAGGAGAGGACGGATGAGAGCGGCGTAGTGACGTTGACCGTCGACGACGCATTAGAGACAGTCGGCTGGGGTGAGGCCGAATCGTAGGCGATGACGACATAACTGTACTGGGTGCCAGCAGTCAGGCCTGTATCGTTGTAGTTTGTGGTGCCAGCGCCCAGTGA contains:
- a CDS encoding alkaline phosphatase family protein, whose translation is MLRKRRSRSSQVPSSSQDAMATDLSHHLDLPNIGGDREVVEPAPKRRFGFFRSEKGIIISVAVVLLIIGAGVFALVSHNKQQVADNSGIHKIKHIIIIMQENRSFDSYFGTFPGADGIPMKNGVPTVCVPDPRTNTCQKPYHDTSDKNTGGPHGQTNATADIDGGKMDGFIAQSEGSNKGCGTAPECASSSQSDVMGYHTAQEIPNYWTYAKDFTLDDHLFQSNASWSLPEHLYLVSEWSAKCTKAGDPQSCVNELQNPGNPPDQKQAANNLISKCKAGNNTPACQKALEADGITPDIEQQLHTLIAQNCNLQSSYNSATDSYGSQAFTSCENAINNATVNIPPKMKQKLITAANGLMPPDYAWTDLTYLLHKQNVTWGFYVMNGTQPDCQDDSDVTCASVTQNSHTPGIWNPLPYFDTVRQDGQLGNIQSLNNFYDAARKGTLPAVSWITPSGNVSEHPPALVSTGQGYVTGLIDTIMKSPDWKSTAIILSWDDWGGFYDHVAPPKVDANGFGLRVPSIIISPYAKQGYIDHQTMSQDAYVKFIEDDFLNSQRIDPKTDGRPDPRPDVRENQPQVGNLVNDFNFNQTPRQPVVLKGGVIY
- a CDS encoding prepilin-type N-terminal cleavage/methylation domain-containing protein, producing MGRRSSARGFSVIEVILVVAIVVVLGVAGYLFYKHHHKTPVTTPKPVTTKQTSAICGTDAQTIKRQQNNYAQGCHFSGLVTANGCTSPGLPIGDVGCSIKVGNATVDVVHGNIYVTKPWGTLNLTNTHVGARVLVYAHQLDVNSFTLEGSTNYYFKAAN
- a CDS encoding PQQ-binding-like beta-propeller repeat protein encodes the protein MNRIWEEIRSSKLSVAIFLVALALFVGSFGVKFFVLNQGRFRPGVAKALNGDVAWQVFDGGADDPGTNYNESAITQSNVHSMAELWSSSLPIDADNAIVEQPNVSTPEGVMDLVFVNTEKGNLIAYNAWNGTKIWEADPSSANWNGQGTKSAPAIDPSGNYVYAYAIDGYIHKYNIGTGTEVTGNGFPAQVTLLANNIEKGSASINIAGGYLYMTTSGNDGDYGHYVGHVIAVKLSNGTETVWNSECSNITQLEDANSGDSNYCANIQSGIWARPGVKVDPVTGNIFVATGNGLYDANSGGHEWGDSLIELKPDLSQIVDSYTPSTYASLQSGDADLGSTAPAILPTQNSSNTPYMLVQAGKDHIVRLLNRANLSGQSGPGHTGGELQTITISDEVHEQPAVWVDGSNNTWVFVTDESSDLYAYKLVTTSGTSQLVQQYAENIGSSSSPFIANNVLYLDAGSSILALNPTTGATLFNSSSISVGISMHWASPVVVNGVLYTPDLSGHLIALYVPGATVIPPTDPSGLQATSETNNSISLSWNQATDANGPGVGGYKIYRNGSQVGSVSGATNLTYTDNGLTSGTAYTYTVSAYDTNNLEGGQSASINPSTTGGASSLSCTTPAGAGNSLVWYSGQSLYGFSTPGFGTAATVASGYSLPGWAGVGQYGGASKDGIFWYDANTTSIYYITGGNLANAIRVRGPGIGAPTWACVGNFTGDGQDDSIAWYSGSTLYLFAGPGLGTKAAISGYSQPTWAGVGDYNHDGKDDLYWYLGTTSTIYALPSNGSTFTGAVAVRGPGIGAPVWAGVGNFSGSGFRDALAWYNSGTLYTFEGPGLVTTGSVSGYSSPSWMGVGQWGSGTSKDGLYWYLPNGTIYGLSSNGSSFYGASSLRGPGIGSPSWAGSGQIY